In Candidatus Zixiibacteriota bacterium, the genomic window CGATTTCTACAAGAATCCGAAGCGGCACGCTTTTTCAGCCCAGCTCTATTTTCTCTTGACCCGTTACCAGCAGCAGCAGACACTTCTGGTGCGCGACCTTTTTGCCGAGCGGATTGTCGCCGACTACTCCTTTGCCCGCGACCCTATTTTTGCCACGGTCAATCTCAACGGCAAAGAGTTGACATTGTACGAAAAAATCCTGCCGCTTCTGACCGCTAATATTCCCAAGCCGGACTTGACAATCTACCTGCAGACTTCTACCCCGGTGTTGCTGCAGCGAATCAAGAAGCGGGCTATCTCGTTTGAGAAAGGAATCAGCGAGGAGTATCTCAAGCAATTGAATGAGTCTTTCAATTATTTCTTCTTTCATTATGAAGATTCCCCCCTGCTGGTGGTCAAAACGGATGATATCGACTTTGTCAGCAATCCCAACGATTTTGAAAATCTGGTGCAGGTGATAATGAAACCGGCGTCGGGGAAGAGATATTATGTCCCGGCGGGAAGCAACCTTTGACCAATAAAATCGGATGATAATATGGGTACCTCGGAACGTAAAAAGATGACCGTCACCCGCTTTCGGGAGAAGAAGACGAGAGGCGAGAAACTGGCGGTCCTGACCGCCTATGATTTTTTCACGGCAAAGACGCTTGACCGCGCCGGGGTTGATTCCCTTCTGGTCGGCGATTCAGTCGGCATGGCGCTTTATGGCGAGAAGAGCACTCATCCGGTGACGATGGAGATAATGCTGGCGCACACTCGCGCCGTCGCGCGGGCGACCGAATTCGCGCTGGTTATTGCCGATATGCCGTTCATGTCGTACCAGCCGTCACTGGAAACCGCCATCATCAATGCCGGAAGATTAATCCGCGAGTCCTTCGCCGAAGCGGTGAAACTGGAAGGGGGAGTCGAGATGGCCGCTACAGTCAGGCGGATTGTCGAGTGCGGAATACCGGTGATGGGGCATATCGGGATGACCCCTCAGTCGATTCATCGTTTTGGCGGCGCCCGGGTGCAGGGACGAAAGGAATTATCGCGGCAATATCTGATTGATTCGGCCGAAGCGCTCGAGGAAGCCGGTGCTTTTTCTATAGTACTGGAATTGATTCAGGCTGATGTCGCCGCCGAGATTACCGCCGCTGTCGATATTCCCACGATTGGTATCGGTTCCGGCAAAGAGTGCGATGGCCAGGTGCTGGTGATTAACGATATTCTCGGTCTGTACGATATCTACACCCCGAAATTTGTCCGCAAATATGCCGACCTGCCGCCGCTTATCGAAAAGGCGGCAGCAGATTTTATCAGCGATGTCCGCTCGGGAAGATATCCCGGCGAGGACGAGTCTTTCTTTAAGAAGGAATAAATCGTTTTCTGTAAGCAGAAGAAGACCGAACATCGCCCGTGAGCCTTGATAAACCTGTCACACTAGATCTGAAAATCAAGTTAGCCAATTCTACAGGAGTGGACTATGTCGT contains:
- a CDS encoding deoxynucleoside kinase; translation: MPEPQYIAIEGVIGAGKTTLARMLAEKLKAQLLLDDAMNNPFLVDFYKNPKRHAFSAQLYFLLTRYQQQQTLLVRDLFAERIVADYSFARDPIFATVNLNGKELTLYEKILPLLTANIPKPDLTIYLQTSTPVLLQRIKKRAISFEKGISEEYLKQLNESFNYFFFHYEDSPLLVVKTDDIDFVSNPNDFENLVQVIMKPASGKRYYVPAGSNL
- the panB gene encoding 3-methyl-2-oxobutanoate hydroxymethyltransferase — encoded protein: MGTSERKKMTVTRFREKKTRGEKLAVLTAYDFFTAKTLDRAGVDSLLVGDSVGMALYGEKSTHPVTMEIMLAHTRAVARATEFALVIADMPFMSYQPSLETAIINAGRLIRESFAEAVKLEGGVEMAATVRRIVECGIPVMGHIGMTPQSIHRFGGARVQGRKELSRQYLIDSAEALEEAGAFSIVLELIQADVAAEITAAVDIPTIGIGSGKECDGQVLVINDILGLYDIYTPKFVRKYADLPPLIEKAAADFISDVRSGRYPGEDESFFKKE